One Malus sylvestris chromosome 14, drMalSylv7.2, whole genome shotgun sequence DNA segment encodes these proteins:
- the LOC126600766 gene encoding UDP-glucose 4-epimerase GEPI48-like isoform X1, whose protein sequence is MAKSILVTGGAGYVGSHTVLQLLLGGFKTVVVDNLDNSSEVAINRVRELARDFGKNLSFHKQDLRDKAGLDNLFSSTPFDAVIHFGGLKAVGESVQKPLLYYNNNIIGTITLLEVMAAHGCKKLVFSSSATVYGWPKVVPCTEDFPLVAANPYGRTKLFIEEIVRDLYRSDSDWKIILLRYFNPVGAHPSGLIGEDPRGVPNNLMPFVQQVAVGRRQALTVFGTDYNTKDGTGVRDYIHVCDLADGHIAALHKLDEGTIGCEVYNLGTGKGTSVLEMVAAFENASGKKIPLVTSGRRPGDAEVVYASTEKAERELNWKTKYCIDDMCRDQWNWASKNPYGYETSDSSS, encoded by the exons ATGGCCAAGAGCATACTAGTCACCGGCGGAGCCGGGTACGTCGGCAGCCACACCGTGCTTCAGCTTTTACTCGGCGGCTTCAAAACCGTTGTCGTTGACAATCTCGACAACTCATCTGAAGTCGCCATTAACCGTGTCAGGGAACTCGCTCGTGATTTTGGCAAAAACCTCTCCTTCCACAAG CAGGACCTCCGGGACAAAGCTGGACTCGATAATCTCTTTTCTTCAACACC ATTTGATGCTGTCATACACTTTGGTGGACTCAAAGCGGTTGGTGAAAGTGTTCAGAAACCGTTGCTCTACTATAACAACAATATAATTGGGACAATTACTCTGTTGGAAGTCATGGCTGCCCATGGATGCAAAAAG cttgtgttctcatcgtCAGCAACTGTTTATGGTTGGCCGAAGGTGGTCCCATGTACAGAAGATTTCCCACTTGTTGCAGCCAATCCTTATGGACGAACTAAG CTTTTCATTGAAGAAATTGTTCGTGATCTTTACCGCTCAGACTCTGACTGGAAAATCATATTGCTGAGATATTTTAATCCAGTTGGTGCACATCCTAGCGGCCTTATTGGTGAGGATCCTCGTGGGGTACCAAACAATCTCATGCCGTTTGTGCAGCAAGTTGCTGTAGGCAGGCGTCAAGCACTGACGGTGTTTGGAACTGACTATAATACCAAAGATGGTACTGGG GTACGTGATTATATTCATGTATGTGATTTAGCAGATGGGCACATCGCTGCATTGCACAAGCTAGACGAGGGTACCATAG GTTGCGAGGTGTACAATTTAGGAACAGGTAAAGGAACATCAGTCTTGGAGATGGTTGCAGCATTTGAAAATGCATCTGGAAAG AAAATTCCTCTTGTCACGTCTGGGAGGCGTCCTGGTGATGCTGAAGTCGTATACGCATCAACAGAAAAGGCAGAGAGGGAACTGAACTGGAA GACAAAATATTGCATTGATGACATGTGCCGGGATCAGTGGAACTGGGCTAGCAAAAATCCATATGGCTATGAAACTTCAGACTCTAGCAGCTGA
- the LOC126600766 gene encoding UDP-glucose 4-epimerase GEPI48-like isoform X2, protein MAKSILVTGGAGYVGSHTVLQLLLGGFKTVVVDNLDNSSEVAINRVRELARDFGKNLSFHKDLRDKAGLDNLFSSTPFDAVIHFGGLKAVGESVQKPLLYYNNNIIGTITLLEVMAAHGCKKLVFSSSATVYGWPKVVPCTEDFPLVAANPYGRTKLFIEEIVRDLYRSDSDWKIILLRYFNPVGAHPSGLIGEDPRGVPNNLMPFVQQVAVGRRQALTVFGTDYNTKDGTGVRDYIHVCDLADGHIAALHKLDEGTIGCEVYNLGTGKGTSVLEMVAAFENASGKKIPLVTSGRRPGDAEVVYASTEKAERELNWKTKYCIDDMCRDQWNWASKNPYGYETSDSSS, encoded by the exons ATGGCCAAGAGCATACTAGTCACCGGCGGAGCCGGGTACGTCGGCAGCCACACCGTGCTTCAGCTTTTACTCGGCGGCTTCAAAACCGTTGTCGTTGACAATCTCGACAACTCATCTGAAGTCGCCATTAACCGTGTCAGGGAACTCGCTCGTGATTTTGGCAAAAACCTCTCCTTCCACAAG GACCTCCGGGACAAAGCTGGACTCGATAATCTCTTTTCTTCAACACC ATTTGATGCTGTCATACACTTTGGTGGACTCAAAGCGGTTGGTGAAAGTGTTCAGAAACCGTTGCTCTACTATAACAACAATATAATTGGGACAATTACTCTGTTGGAAGTCATGGCTGCCCATGGATGCAAAAAG cttgtgttctcatcgtCAGCAACTGTTTATGGTTGGCCGAAGGTGGTCCCATGTACAGAAGATTTCCCACTTGTTGCAGCCAATCCTTATGGACGAACTAAG CTTTTCATTGAAGAAATTGTTCGTGATCTTTACCGCTCAGACTCTGACTGGAAAATCATATTGCTGAGATATTTTAATCCAGTTGGTGCACATCCTAGCGGCCTTATTGGTGAGGATCCTCGTGGGGTACCAAACAATCTCATGCCGTTTGTGCAGCAAGTTGCTGTAGGCAGGCGTCAAGCACTGACGGTGTTTGGAACTGACTATAATACCAAAGATGGTACTGGG GTACGTGATTATATTCATGTATGTGATTTAGCAGATGGGCACATCGCTGCATTGCACAAGCTAGACGAGGGTACCATAG GTTGCGAGGTGTACAATTTAGGAACAGGTAAAGGAACATCAGTCTTGGAGATGGTTGCAGCATTTGAAAATGCATCTGGAAAG AAAATTCCTCTTGTCACGTCTGGGAGGCGTCCTGGTGATGCTGAAGTCGTATACGCATCAACAGAAAAGGCAGAGAGGGAACTGAACTGGAA GACAAAATATTGCATTGATGACATGTGCCGGGATCAGTGGAACTGGGCTAGCAAAAATCCATATGGCTATGAAACTTCAGACTCTAGCAGCTGA